A section of the Myxocyprinus asiaticus isolate MX2 ecotype Aquarium Trade chromosome 40, UBuf_Myxa_2, whole genome shotgun sequence genome encodes:
- the LOC127430687 gene encoding uridylate-specific endoribonuclease B-like, producing the protein MIEGDRELSAIIRELWDNDINRLRPGIDYRISLQGKAGNLTGFTDGNDGAGLPLFTFVDENIFKKETFLAFISLLDNYESDTGEPEIVTPEEELENHKFLDSIIKTPTMKIAHKYLVGKHLSPEETTDFKQQLYSIWFELYARRGSSKPDSSGFEHVFVGETRGGHTVIGFHNWIQLYLQEKLGHIDYKGYSVNANSPQPDENKHMLALQFSWKNGIKPKGSIFIGVSPEFEFALYTLCFLTSPNERVKVSFNVYEVEIVCHHYNQKHIGTTYPVLVKYLNV; encoded by the exons atgattGAAGGTGATCGAGAACTTTCAGCCATAATTCGGGAGCTCTGGGACAATGACATCAATCGTCTGAGACCTGGCATAGATTATCGCATATCTCTACAG GGCAAAGCAGGTAATCTGACAGGTTTCACAGATGGCAATGATGGAGCGGGGTTGCCTTTGTTCACATTTGTTGATGAAAACATCTTCAAAAAGGAGACTTTTTTGG CCTTCATCTCATTGCTGGACAACTATGAAAGTGATACTGGTGAACCAGAGATAGTCACACCAGAGGAAGAGCTGGAGAATCACAAGTTCCTGGATTCAATTATAAAGACTCCCACAATGAAG ATTGCCCACAAATATCTAGTGGGGAAGCATCTGTCTCCAGAGGAAACCACAGACTTCAAGCAGCAGCTGTACAGCATCTGGTTTGAGCTGTACGCTAGGAGAGGATCCAGTAA ACCGGACTCATCTGGTTTTGAGCATGTGTTTGTAGGAGAGACCAGAGGAGGTCATACTGTCATTGGTTTTCATAACTGGATTCAATTGTACTTACAAGAGAAACTTGGACACATTGACTACAAAGGATATAGTGTGAATGCCAACTCACCTCAG CCGGATGAGAATAAGCACATGTTGGCCCTCCAGTTCAGCTGGAAGAATGGTATCAAACCCAAAGGAAGCATCTTCATTGGTGTGAGCCCTGAGTTTGAGTTTGCCCTGTACACTCTGTGTTTCCTCACGTCCCCAAACGAGCGCGTGAAAGTCTCCTTTAACGTCTATGAGGTGGAGATAGTCTGTCACCACTACAACCAGAAGCACATAGGCACCACCTATCCTGTGCTTGTGAAATACCTTAATGTATAA